From the Cryptomeria japonica chromosome 2, Sugi_1.0, whole genome shotgun sequence genome, one window contains:
- the LOC131039199 gene encoding rust resistance kinase Lr10-like — translation MHYYASIPGIAIGASAFIMIVALFLIVVYRKGSSYFKGNETSVAMEPMNSGSIGKVENFLQSYIHQMPTRYSFSQLKKITNNFSDKLGEGGFGVVYKGKLRSGFLVAVKLLDQSRQSEGQFINEVATLGTIHHFHLVRLMGFCFEGFRSALVYEYMANGSLEKFIFQGKEAEQMLSWDQLYSIALGAARGIAYLHQDCSRRIIHFDIKPHNILLDADFTPKVADFGLAKLYKKEEDHVSITATRGTPGYVAPELWSRDLGPVTDKSDVYSFGMVLLEIAGRRKNIDVQVSRSSQLYFPEWEFKLIESGELVKRLRERGRGDMEAEDEEKLRRLAKVGLWCIQYNSNDRPSMSRVVQMLEGNGDDVSNPPLPFNSSPPREAPLSSSSEESSSML, via the coding sequence ATGCATTATTACGCATCAATACCAGGTATAGCTATTGGGGCAAGTGCTTTCATAATGATAGTAGCACTATTTCTCATAGTTGTTTATCGAAAGGGGTCATCCTACTTTAAAGGGAATGAAACTTCTGTTGCAATGGAACCTATGAATTCAGGGTCTATTGGTAAAGTGGAGAATTTTCTCCAAAGTTATATTCATCAAATGCCAACCAGATATTCATTCTCTCAGCTAAAGAAGATCACCAACAACTTTTCGGATAAATTGGGAGAAGGGGGATTCGGTGTTGTTTATAAAGGAAAGCTCCGTAGCGGTTTTTTGGTGGCCGTTaaacttcttgatcaatcaagacaGAGTGAGGGCCAGTTCATAAACGAGGTTGCAACTCTGGGAaccattcatcattttcatttgGTTCGCCTCATGGGTTTTTGTTTTGAAGGATTCAGAAGCGCGCTTGTATATGAGTACATGGCCAATGGATCCCTAGAGAAGTTTATATTTCAAGGAAAAGAAGCAGAACAGATGCTCAGTTGGGATCAATTGTACTCAATTGCTTTGGGCGCAGCTCGTGGAATTGCTTATTTGCACCAAGATTGTAGTAGGCGCATCATTCATTTTGACATCAAGCCTCACAATATACTACTGGATGCAGATTTCACACCCAAAGTAGCTGATTTTGGTCTCGCTAAACTGTATAAGAAGGAAGAGGACCATGTATCAATTACGGCAACAAGAGGGACGCCAGGATATGTTGCGCCAGAGCTGTGGTCCAGAGATTTGGGGCCTGTGACGGACAAATCAGATGTTTACAGTTTTGGAATGGTATTACTGGAGATAGCCGGAAGGAGGAAGAACATTGACGTGCAGGTGAGTCGTTCGAGTCAATTGTATTTTCCTGAATGGGAGTTCAAATTGATAGAGAGTGGGGAGTTGGTGAAGAGGTTGAGAGAAAGAGGTAGAGGCGACATGGAAGCGGAAGATGAAGAGAAGTTAAGGAGATTGGCGAAAGTAGGACTTTGGTGTATTCAATACAATTCCAATGACCGACCGTCAATGAGCAGAGTCGTACAAATGCTGGAAGGAAACGGTGATGACGTAAGCAATCCTCCATTACCTTTCAACTCCTCCCCACCGCGTGAAGCACCGTTGTCATCTTCCTCCGAAGAATCTTCATCCATGCTATAG